From a single Adhaeribacter swui genomic region:
- a CDS encoding MFS transporter: protein MEKNNPTITRAWCIYDWANSVYSLVIISTIFPIYYGAVAKNPDGSSMVNFLGWHLDSSVLFSYCISFSYLLVACTSPLLTAIADYSGHKKLFMRLFCYLGSISCVLLFFFTKETFTISVILFVLAAMGYNGSIVFYNSYLPDIATEDQYDKLSARGFSLGYIGSVLLLIFNLALVLKPTFFGIDPQNTSLPPRISFLLTGFWWFGFAQYTFWKLPKRQTPGNRQGSWLLNGFRELKKVWQQVKKLYLLKRFLLAFFFYNMGVQTVMYVATVFGDKELKLESDALIVTILVLQLIAIPGAYGFAQLSKAYGNFSALAVAVLIWVGVCVGAYFTYTENQFYLLAAFVGVVMGGIQSLSRSTYSKLIPSNTRDTTSFFSFYDVTDKMAIVLGTLAYGGIAQVTGSMRNSVLALMIFFFIGLVFLLTIKGKRTQVNQVAA, encoded by the coding sequence ATGGAAAAAAACAACCCCACCATAACCCGTGCCTGGTGCATTTACGACTGGGCCAATTCCGTATATTCTTTAGTTATTATTTCTACTATTTTCCCGATTTATTACGGTGCTGTAGCGAAAAACCCTGATGGTAGCAGCATGGTTAACTTTTTAGGCTGGCATCTGGATTCGTCAGTACTTTTTTCTTATTGCATTTCTTTTTCTTATTTACTGGTGGCGTGTACCAGTCCGCTTTTAACGGCCATAGCCGATTACAGCGGTCATAAGAAATTGTTTATGCGCTTATTCTGCTACCTGGGTTCCATCTCCTGTGTTTTGCTTTTCTTCTTTACAAAAGAAACTTTCACCATCTCGGTTATTTTGTTTGTTTTGGCCGCTATGGGTTACAACGGCAGCATTGTATTTTATAACTCCTACCTCCCTGATATTGCCACCGAAGACCAGTATGATAAACTAAGTGCCCGCGGGTTTTCGCTGGGCTACATTGGTAGCGTGCTTTTGTTAATTTTTAATTTAGCCTTGGTGCTAAAACCTACTTTTTTCGGCATCGATCCGCAGAATACCAGCTTGCCACCTCGTATTTCATTTCTGCTGACCGGTTTCTGGTGGTTTGGCTTTGCGCAATATACTTTCTGGAAATTGCCTAAGCGCCAAACTCCCGGCAATCGCCAAGGTTCGTGGTTGTTGAATGGTTTTCGGGAGTTAAAAAAAGTATGGCAGCAGGTAAAGAAGCTGTACTTGTTAAAACGCTTTTTGCTGGCTTTCTTTTTTTACAACATGGGCGTGCAAACCGTAATGTATGTGGCCACCGTTTTCGGCGATAAAGAATTAAAATTAGAATCAGATGCCTTAATTGTTACTATTTTGGTTTTACAATTAATTGCCATACCGGGAGCCTACGGCTTTGCCCAACTCTCCAAAGCCTACGGCAATTTTAGTGCTTTAGCGGTAGCCGTACTTATTTGGGTGGGCGTTTGTGTGGGCGCTTATTTTACTTACACCGAAAATCAGTTTTACTTGTTGGCAGCCTTTGTAGGCGTGGTTATGGGCGGCATTCAATCGCTTTCCCGATCAACGTACAGCAAGTTAATACCGAGCAATACCCGCGACACTACATCTTTTTTTAGTTTTTATGATGTTACTGATAAAATGGCCATTGTACTAGGTACTTTAGCCTACGGCGGCATTGCGCAGGTAACTGGCTCTATGCGCAATAGTGTTTTGGCCTTGATGATTTTCTTTTTTATTGGTTTAGTATTCTTATTAACCATTAAAGGCAAACGCACTCAAGTAAACCAGGTAGCTGCCTGA
- a CDS encoding aspartyl protease family protein has protein sequence MPQSYPPTGLIWKLLNFSRPFLTILFFIGLYFILTQNGFAQGAFALEPPYKRSVINFEMHRNLIVVPVYINQKGPFNFILDTGVGVTIITDPTLKDSLQLKNGVNISIAGVGSEADLKAFIATGISMKLGQTTANHLQVAVLSEDVFNLSSYVGVPVYGILGYQFFSSFVVQIKYSEMRVLAQNFADFKYRRGYGSSVPITIEGQKPYLTTAAQFADDKKIPVKLIIDTGAGHALSLEQESNVAIKVPSPSIKAQLGKGLSGTINGQLGRIKSFSLNHYQLQNVLTSFPNYQDVGAKVYLVPRNGNLGNELLKRFDIVFDYRRQVMYLKPNRNFRDPFEHDMCGLDVIASGKDYQRYIVNFVEPDSPAEEAGIMAGDELVSVNMTEASAMSITKLDRLFHLKPGYNILLGLKRGDQRIYTVITLKRKI, from the coding sequence ATGCCGCAAAGTTATCCGCCAACTGGTTTAATCTGGAAGCTACTGAATTTCAGCCGCCCTTTTTTAACTATTCTTTTTTTTATTGGCTTATACTTTATCCTAACGCAAAATGGGTTTGCCCAGGGGGCTTTTGCCTTAGAGCCGCCCTATAAAAGGAGTGTTATAAACTTTGAAATGCACCGCAATTTAATTGTAGTGCCTGTTTACATTAACCAAAAAGGGCCCTTTAATTTTATTCTGGATACGGGGGTAGGCGTAACCATTATAACCGACCCTACTTTAAAGGATAGTTTGCAGCTAAAAAACGGCGTAAATATTTCCATTGCCGGTGTGGGTTCCGAAGCTGATTTAAAAGCTTTTATTGCCACCGGCATTAGCATGAAATTGGGTCAGACAACCGCTAATCACTTGCAGGTGGCCGTTTTATCCGAAGATGTTTTTAATTTATCGAGTTACGTGGGCGTGCCGGTTTATGGCATTTTGGGTTACCAGTTTTTCAGCAGCTTTGTAGTACAAATTAAATACTCGGAAATGCGGGTATTGGCGCAAAACTTCGCCGATTTTAAATACCGCCGGGGTTATGGTTCTTCGGTGCCCATTACCATAGAAGGGCAAAAACCGTACCTGACTACAGCCGCACAATTCGCGGATGATAAAAAAATACCGGTTAAATTAATTATTGACACGGGAGCAGGACATGCGTTGTCTTTGGAGCAAGAATCAAATGTGGCCATTAAAGTGCCTTCGCCGTCGATAAAGGCGCAGTTAGGCAAAGGCTTAAGCGGTACCATCAATGGGCAGCTAGGTCGAATTAAATCTTTTTCTTTAAACCACTACCAGTTACAAAATGTACTTACCTCTTTTCCGAACTACCAGGATGTAGGGGCCAAAGTATACCTGGTGCCGCGTAACGGTAATCTAGGAAATGAGCTGCTGAAGCGTTTTGATATAGTATTTGATTACCGCCGGCAGGTAATGTACCTGAAACCTAACCGCAACTTTCGCGATCCTTTTGAACATGATATGTGCGGGCTTGATGTTATCGCCAGCGGCAAAGATTACCAACGCTATATTGTAAACTTTGTAGAGCCCGATTCACCTGCGGAAGAAGCCGGTATTATGGCTGGCGACGAGTTAGTAAGTGTAAACATGACGGAAGCTTCCGCCATGTCCATCACGAAGCTAGACCGTCTTTTTCATTTAAAACCTGGTTATAATATTTTATTAGGTTTAAAACGGGGAGATCAACGCATTTATACCGTAATTACCCTCAAGCGCAAAATATAA
- a CDS encoding RtcB family protein has translation MENLTIFGEEIIDENAIRQIKNCISPEDIGVLTADAHYGYGHPIGGAVAYKDKISLSGVGFDIACGNKAVRTNLRANQVPVARIMDEIVKNIGFGVGRPNPKPIQHPVFDRIAHAEFTPQRKLRKLAQEQLGTVGGGNHYIDLFSDEEGWLWVGVHFGSRGFGHKTATGFIALSQGLTFEDKAKEGPMDGPPILFDISSEIGQDYIAAMSLAGEYAYAGRDTVVNKVLEILGATVTFEVHNHHNFAWFEEHQGSKYWVVRKGCTPAFPGQLGFIGSNMSDISVIIEGVQNEKAQQGLYSTVHGAGRVLSRRQAAGKRRWVKGRDGRRFQESVSPGLVDFEKVQKNLKKQGVELRGGAADEAPEVYKKLEEVLSYHEGTIRILHRLKPLGVAMAGDSEFDPYKD, from the coding sequence ATGGAGAATTTAACCATTTTTGGAGAGGAAATTATTGATGAAAATGCTATCCGGCAGATTAAGAACTGCATTTCACCGGAAGATATTGGGGTACTTACCGCCGATGCGCATTACGGTTATGGCCACCCCATCGGCGGAGCCGTGGCTTACAAAGATAAAATTTCGCTCTCCGGCGTAGGTTTTGATATTGCTTGCGGCAACAAAGCCGTACGAACCAATTTGCGCGCCAACCAGGTACCAGTAGCCCGGATTATGGACGAGATTGTGAAAAACATTGGCTTTGGGGTGGGGCGGCCCAATCCAAAACCCATCCAGCACCCGGTTTTCGACAGAATAGCGCATGCCGAATTTACGCCACAACGCAAACTGCGGAAATTAGCCCAGGAACAATTGGGTACCGTAGGTGGCGGAAACCATTACATCGATTTGTTCTCGGATGAAGAAGGCTGGCTTTGGGTTGGGGTTCATTTTGGCTCGCGGGGTTTTGGCCATAAAACAGCAACCGGGTTTATTGCCTTATCACAGGGCTTAACTTTTGAGGATAAAGCCAAAGAAGGGCCCATGGACGGACCACCCATTTTATTTGATATTAGTTCCGAAATCGGGCAAGACTATATTGCAGCCATGAGCCTGGCCGGAGAATACGCCTATGCCGGCCGCGATACCGTGGTGAACAAAGTTTTAGAAATACTAGGCGCTACCGTAACGTTTGAGGTGCATAACCATCATAATTTTGCCTGGTTCGAAGAACACCAGGGTTCTAAATATTGGGTAGTGCGAAAAGGCTGTACCCCCGCTTTCCCAGGACAATTAGGATTTATTGGCTCCAACATGAGCGATATATCGGTGATTATTGAAGGCGTGCAAAACGAAAAAGCCCAGCAAGGACTTTACTCTACCGTGCATGGGGCAGGTCGGGTACTTTCGCGGCGGCAGGCGGCGGGCAAACGGCGCTGGGTGAAAGGTAGAGATGGACGACGGTTCCAGGAAAGTGTTTCGCCGGGCTTAGTTGATTTTGAGAAAGTACAAAAAAATTTAAAAAAGCAGGGCGTTGAACTCCGGGGTGGGGCGGCTGACGAAGCGCCGGAAGTGTATAAAAAACTAGAAGAAGTGTTATCCTACCACGAAGGTACTATCCGGATTTTACATCGCCTGAAACCTTTAGGTGTAGCCATGGCTGGCGATTCGGAGTTTGATCCTTATAAAGATTAA
- a CDS encoding M15 family metallopeptidase, with protein MPGLAYPTRLGALRLCLSFCLLLATWPVIAQQAAPNKHGLKVINDPAVYQKQVTRDKSLNLVDLATFIPGVKLDIRYATANNFLGEPVYPSAKAYLRLPVAKALKKVQTELNQQGLGLKIFDAYRPYRATVYFFEKLRDTVYLAVPWQGSRHNRGCTVDLTLIDLKTGQELQMPTSFDDFTKKAHVNYQDLPPEAIKNRELLKRVMTKQGFQVYSEEWWHFDYRNFKKFDLLDISFEDLP; from the coding sequence ATGCCTGGTCTGGCTTACCCTACCCGCTTAGGGGCTTTACGGCTCTGTCTTTCTTTTTGCCTGTTGCTGGCCACCTGGCCTGTAATAGCGCAGCAAGCAGCGCCCAACAAGCACGGATTAAAAGTAATAAATGATCCGGCGGTATACCAAAAGCAAGTTACCCGGGATAAAAGCCTGAATTTAGTAGACCTGGCAACCTTTATTCCGGGAGTTAAATTAGATATAAGGTACGCCACCGCTAATAACTTTTTAGGTGAGCCGGTTTATCCTTCGGCTAAAGCGTATTTAAGGCTGCCGGTGGCCAAGGCTTTAAAAAAGGTGCAAACTGAGTTAAACCAACAAGGCTTGGGTTTAAAAATTTTTGATGCCTACCGCCCTTACCGCGCTACTGTTTATTTTTTCGAGAAATTGCGCGATACCGTATACCTGGCGGTTCCCTGGCAAGGCTCCCGGCACAACCGCGGCTGCACCGTAGATTTAACCCTAATTGATTTAAAAACCGGCCAGGAACTGCAAATGCCCACTTCTTTCGACGATTTTACCAAGAAAGCGCACGTAAATTACCAAGACTTACCACCCGAGGCGATTAAAAACCGCGAATTGCTCAAGCGAGTTATGACCAAACAAGGTTTTCAGGTGTACTCGGAAGAATGGTGGCACTTTGATTACCGAAATTTTAAAAAATTTGATTTGCTCGACATTTCTTTCGAAGACCTGCCCTGA
- a CDS encoding DUF4136 domain-containing protein, with protein MNRKLYGIILGLLLLQLSACMNYYDHKVESDYSYSGNFKKYRTFNFIGVKNTEGDSSKFNPFVENAIKSRMEVQGYRFNQNRPDLLVSYKLFYEDLLLKGYNQADITEFIETGRIFDEDEEYDPNIEKREYDPVKYNLKKGTLFIVLIDKKKNRAVWQGYASGVLENTVKNEAYLKSAVRSIFDRYKVFTEGYLQASQQQN; from the coding sequence ATGAACAGAAAGCTTTACGGGATCATTTTAGGGTTGCTTTTGCTCCAATTATCCGCCTGCATGAATTACTATGATCATAAAGTAGAATCGGATTATAGTTATTCCGGAAATTTTAAAAAGTACCGGACTTTTAACTTTATTGGCGTAAAAAATACGGAGGGTGACTCCAGCAAGTTTAATCCTTTTGTTGAAAATGCCATTAAATCCCGCATGGAGGTGCAAGGTTACCGGTTTAATCAAAACCGGCCCGATTTACTGGTTTCGTACAAGTTATTTTACGAAGACCTGCTCCTAAAAGGCTACAACCAGGCCGACATCACCGAATTTATTGAGACCGGCCGTATTTTCGACGAAGATGAAGAATACGACCCTAATATTGAAAAGCGGGAGTACGACCCAGTAAAGTATAATCTAAAAAAAGGCACTTTGTTCATTGTATTAATTGATAAAAAGAAGAACCGGGCGGTTTGGCAGGGATACGCTTCCGGGGTATTAGAAAACACCGTTAAAAATGAAGCTTATTTAAAAAGTGCCGTTCGTTCTATCTTCGACCGCTACAAAGTATTTACCGAAGGCTATTTACAAGCCAGCCAGCAACAAAATTAA